The nucleotide window GATTTCCTACAACCTGGACACAAACAAGTCGCAGCTGGTTACGTAATTTACGGTTCTTCAACCATGCTTGTTTACACAACAGGCGCTGGCGTCAATGGTTTCACCTACGACCCATCACTGGGTACCTTCTGTCTATCTCATGAAAACATGATGATCCCTGATGAAGGTAAGATCTACTCGATCAACGAAGGTAACTACTTCCGCTTCCCTACGGGTGTTAAAAAGTACATCAAGTACTGCCAAGAAGATGAGCCAAGTGATAACCGCCCTTACACTTCTCGTTACATTGGTTCTCTAGTATCAGATTTCCACCGTAACCTGCTGAAAGGCGGCATCTACTTATACCCAAGCACACAAAGCCACCCTCAAGGTAAACTGCGTTTGCTTTACGAGTGCAACCCAATTGCTTTCCTTATGGAACAAGCGGGTGGTATCGCTTCAGACGGTGCTCAACGTATCATGGACATCAAACCAACTGAGTTACACCAACGTGTACCTTTCTTTGTTGGCTCAACAGACATGGTTCGCAAAGTAGAAGAGTTTCTTGAGCTTAACCGAGACTAATCCTCTCGTTTATTTCTCAAAATAACGTCATTAAAAAAGCCAGCATTTATATGCTGGCTTTTTAGTACTCACTAAGTGATTATTTACCGGATTATCGAACCTGATACTTCGATTCAGCACCCCGTTCAAAGTTGAAACGGAACCATTTATCGACGTCATCGCAAATGCCAAGGTAGGTCTCACCGCGACGTCCTAGCGCTCGCGGGTTCTGCGAACAGTACTGAGTTTTACCCACTTCATAACCTTGGTCGTAAGCCGCATACAAATCGGCATCAATAGATGGTGAAGACGCAGCTTCTGCTAAACTTGCTTCAGTCTGTTTGGTTTTCCCTTTTAGCGCCATTTCTTCGCCAAAGCTCTGCCAATCGGTCGTATTCATTGATGTTGGTGGCGGGGTTTGCGCGCAACCGAATAACATTACTGATAGCACCAATAATAGATATTTCATGATTTCCTCCTGATGGAAAAAAGACTAGCCTGTACATTGAGACTGTTAGCTATTACGTCAGAATGCTTTCATTAGTTCACTCACTAGAGCGGGTTATTCCGCTTACACCAGTCACCCGAAAGTATTTCTTTATTAGCTGTTAGATCAAGCTGATATAAATATACCCATGCTAATCCAAATATAGTCTCTATTTGCTCGCGACGATACTCAACAGGAACATCTTCTAGCCGATCGAGCGACTCCAAAATTTCGTCGTTAATGATATAGACCTCGCCAGCGACACTTTTCTTTCCGAAAATCATCGCCGGATACGCAACTAAATCAAAAAGTGCGTATTCCTCAGGTGTGTCAAACCTTCCTAAACACTCACATTGTTTTAAATAGTGGTGGTTCGATTGGTCTTTTCTCAATGTCCCGTAAACAAAAACGAGGTGCTTCATACTCACTCCCTAGCATTCGTCATCCGCTAATCAATCACCGCTCAAAGTGTTACTCAAATTCAAATTGATAGAGAAGATCCACAGCACTGTCTAGACCCGATACTGCCTCAACGTAGAGATCCTGCATCAATCGATAACGAACGGTAAACTCGCCTAACGAGTTAAAGATACCCACACCATATTTCACCTGTAAACCTGGGAGAATATAGCCGCTTACCGTAACCTGAGAGTCATCCCCAGAGCCTGCTGTATCCAGTTGTAAATCTTGTACACCAAAGGCTTCGCCGATTTCGCCAACAACCTTACCACTCTTCGCCAAACTCAAACCGATCAAGGTTGTTGTCATCGAACCGCTGGACTCACCATCGATATCTTGGCCACGCAGAATATAAGACAGCGCGTTCGCTTGTGGCATCGCTGGATCAGAGTAAATCTCGATGGTCGGCTCTGTCGCAGGGCCTGTAACTCGAATACCTGCGGTCACATCATCCTGAGTATTATCAGGGTTACGAATTGCATTGATGGCTACATATGGCTGATCCGGTGGGCCATTCATTAGAATCTTACCCTCTTCGATCAAGAGGTCTTGACCGAATGATTGATAAGTACCATCGACGATATTCACTTCACCAGTGATGAATGGGCCTTGGTCTTTTTGAGCTACATTGAGCTTACCAACCAAGTCGCCTTCAAGACCGAAGGCAGACAATTTAAAGTCATCACCAATGGAGATATTAATATTGGTCATCACATTGAATGGGATCGTATCTTCACTTTCAGGCTCAAGATCTTTGTTCAATATCACCTGATCGGAAGACACACCAACCGCTGACGGTGGTAAGTCTTCTACCACAATTCGTCCCCATGGTAGTGCTATGTCACCGGTAATTTTTGCCAGCTCGGGCGTGACATCAATAGTCATATCAGGTACGACCTTAACCTTGACCATCGGCGGGATATCAACCATCAACTCATCGGCAAAAACTCTAACGTTAGAGTGCCATGCTTTAAGATCTTGCCAATCTCCGGTTCCCTCAATATCAAGGTGACCGTCAGGTGTTTCTACATTCGCATCAAGCTTTGCACTATAACCATCAAAGTCGAGATCGATACGGCCATCTTTCACATCAACAGGCGTAACGTCGCCTTTGACTTGAATACCATCAACCGAGAACTGACCAAAGACTTGAGGATGCATCAAAGAGCCTTTAACTTGAAGATCACTCTCAAGGTCGGCTTTCAACAGGCTGTACTCACCTAGGATTGGTTGCAAGAAATCGAGGTGGAACGTGGTCAGCTTAATTGCAGCATCTACCATTTTGTCTTCGGCAAGAATATCCGGTAACGACACCGTACCAGACAGGTCACCATTGTCGGAAACATCCAGCTTAAAATCGGCATCCAATTTGTTATCTTTCAGCTGGGCATTCAATGCAATACTTTCCCAACCCAGTGTGATTGGCTCACCAACTTGTTGAACAACCTGACCTTTCGGCATATCAACGCTTACCGTAACCTCAGGCTCACCTTGTTCAGACCACTTAGCATGAGCGGTCGCATTGACTAAGCCCTGTAGTTGCGTCTCTTTAGGCACAAAAGCTTTAATCTGTTCGAAGTCGAATTGGTTGATCGCCAATTTCGCCTCACCTGATTTCCCGACACGAACGTCTTCATCCAGACATACACTCGAACCCGATTGATTCCAACAGTGTGCTTGTACATCGGCAAACTGCTTGTCGACATCCGCCTTAATCGCGACAGGTTGATCTAACACCCAAGGCCCCTGTTGCGTGGTAATTTTGACTCTGTCTAACGACCCATCCCAAATAAGAGAAGGCTTTTGAATCAACTCACCGGAAATAGCTAAGCTTGTAGACACGATGTCGGATATCACATCAAGTGTCACGGTATGCTTCTTCTCACCACCACTCACCGTGAGATCAATACTTTCCACGTTTTGATCTTGATAGGTTAAGTTCTTAGCTTTGAGTACAAGATCGGCTTGGGCTTCAGGTAATGGCAGAGGAACCAAAGAGCCATTAAGCGACAAGGATTCTAGTGTTGCTTCGTTATTCCAATCGACCTTATCAACATTTAAAGCAAGATCGACTTCAGGCTCTTTCGTTGGGCCGCTAAGTTGGATGCTACCGATCACTCTACCTTTCAGCTCAGGACTACTTTTTGCAAGCTCAGGGAAGAAGATCTCAACGCCCATGTCCCATTGCTTATCAAGTTGCCCCTGTGCCTTAATCGAGTTCACACCATGAGCCAAGCTCAAACCGCTGGTTTTCAGCTTTGGTTCACCGTTCGCGCTGCGATCCGACGCTGACAACTGACCTTCGATATCGAGAGGATATTCTCGTAAGATCCCTTCAATATCCAACTTAGGCAATTCAATCGCCCAGCCGCCCGCTTCCGTCAACTCACCCGAGGTGACGATGCTTCCGCTAATGTTACCCTCGGCTTCTGGCCATTGCAGGCCCGGCTGAATGTCTTTGAGTGTCACGTCAGCTTGCCAGTTAACGAGACTCTTCCAATTCGCTTTAACGACACCGTTAAGTTCACCGCCTAGCGTGTTGAGCTTTAGACGCTCGAGCTCGATCTGTTCCGTGGTGCCTTTACCCTGTAGATCGATTGATAACTCAGGGATTTCCTTACCATCGGCCCCACCTTTAAGTAGAACATTGAAACTATCTAGTGAGCCATTAGCTTTGAATTGCTCAATTGTCGCTTGGTAATCGCTTTTTCCGGTAAGAGGCCACTGCGCTTGTCCGCCCTCTAAAAGAAGGTCAAATGGTAGAGTTGGCTCTAAGGGTTGAATATCCCCAGACAGCTTTGCCTCAATCAATTCAGAAAACTCGGAATCTAAGTTTAGTTTAGCTACGCTACCTTGCGCTTTCAGGGATAGCTTCTGCCCAGCAAGGTCGGTTTCTTTCACTAACGTATCCAAAGACAGCTCTAACGGGTAATCACCTTTAAGCTCAACCTTCGTCGTTAGATTTGCGCTTACTTGTGGCATATCGAGTTCGAGAGTGGAAACATCAACCGTGTGTTTACCCGCGCGTGCCTCTAGTCCAAGGTGATTAACAACGATTGGTGTTTCTTGTTCTAAGGTGAAACGGTTAAGATCAAAACGCTCAAGTACAACCTGCAAAGGAATTAAGACTTCAGGTAACTCGATAGCCGTTTTAGTGGCAGCCTCTGGTTCTACCGTTTCTGTTTGCGGTTCTTCTGTCGATTCAGCAAGCTTAATTTTTAGGTCATTGAACAAGGTTGGCGATACCGTCAGCGTTTCTCCCTGCATGCTCAGAGCCGTTGAGAACAGACCCCATTCGATTTCATGACCCAAGATATTCAGTTTGATATCAGATAAAGCGATGCGATTGATCACTATTGGTAATGGTGTTTTCACTGATGTTAGGGGCGGAGTCGGTTCTACTTCTTCTGTAGAGGGGGGAGGCAGTTCAGTCAATGCGAAGTCCAACCCTTGAATCGCTAAACGATCAACACACAGCTTAGGATCAAGCAAACAACGAGGGTTAATAGCCAAGTTCAGCTTTTGAACCTTGGTGTCGATATGCAGGCTGTCATCTTTAAACTGAACATTATTAAGCGTAAAGCTTGGGAACAGGGCTCCTTTAGTACTTTCCACTTTAAGTTGTGGTAATGCTTTTTCAGCGCCCCACAACACGGTGTTCAACCCTAGATTGGTGAACAAAACAAAACCGAGCAGGGCTATCAACAATAGCAAAATAGACGTCAATGAGATCGACGTCCATTTCAGGCACTTGCCCATCACTTTGATCATAATTCAGGTCCTAAACTAAAGTGCAGTTGGAACTCATCGCCTTTCTTCGCATCTAGGCCCCAAGCAAAATCTAGACTCACTGGACCAACGGGGGACGCCCAACGCACCCCGACACCGGTGCCGTGCTTCCACTCTGGCTTGTCATTAAATGCATCACCAATATCGTAGAATGCAGCGCCCCACCAGTTTCCAACCAAGCGGTATTGGTATTCAAACGAACTGGTTGCGATAAATTTTGCACCCGTTAAAGCGCCACTTTCATCGCGCGGAGAGATCGACTCATAGCCATAACCACGAATACTGTTATCACCACCGGCAAAGAATCTTAGGGAAGGAGACAGCTTCTCAAACTCGTCGGCAAAGTTACCGCCAAATTGAAGCCGAGTTAGGCCTCGGTGGTTATCGCCAATGCTTCTAATCCAAGCGGTTTGGCCTTGAAAACGAACAACCTTAGTTTCGGATAACAAGGTATCATCGGCCGCTTCAAACATAATGGTTTGTTTATCGCCCCACATCGGCATCGAACCACCTCGCGTTCGAGTTCGTGAGAAAGAGAAACCCGGCAAAACAAACTGTGCCAAGTCATCTTGTAAACCTTGTTCATAGTTTTCGACCAAGTATCGAATGAACACCGTGCGTTGCCAGCCATTGTCCAGACGCCAATATCTTTCTAAGGCGAGGTTGGATTCCAAACTCTTGGTATCACGATTATCCAAATTTTTCATACCGTACTTAACTTGGTAGTAGTCATTAAGTACGTCATCCAATGGGATTTTATAAGCTGCAGTGATCGTCTGCTCAGGCTTGGAGATCGACAAGCTACTATTGAAGCTATGGCCTCGATCATTAACCCAAGGTTTTTTCCATTTAAGAGTGCCTTTCACACCAAGGTCTGTTGAGACACCGATACCCGTTTCGATTTGGTTACGAGCTTGCGGAGCAAGGCTAACCTTCATCGGGATTTCTCGGCCTTCGCCTAACTGACTTAAATCTGGCTCAACAAATACCGAGGAGAACCAATCTGTATTCGACAAGTTTTGGTTGTACTCGCCGACTTTGGTAATAGAGTAAGGTTCGCCATCTTTAAACGGCTTGAGAGATTGAACTTTGTCATCTTCAATTTGACTGCCCGTCACTGTAGTTGTGCCAAAGTGGTAGCGTATACCACTGTTATAATGAAGGCGGACATAAGCACGGTTTAATTCAGGGGCGACTTCTAGCTTGCTAAGATCATACGACCCATCGAAGTAGCCTTTCGCTAATCCAAGGTTGCGGATCGATGATTTCAAAGAATCATAATTGCCATGATTCAGAATCGAACCTTTAGACAGCTTACTTCTAGCTATCAAAGCCAAAAAGTCAGGATCATCTTTGGCTTCACCAGTCAGAACGATATCTGAAGTATAAATAACAACAGGCTCTCCCGGCTCAACCGTAACGGTCATTTCGGTATCATCTTCGGGGTGAGAAAATGTGATATTAGGGTGGTAGTAACCTAACGCATTCAGGGCTTCTTTTATCATAGACTCCAAGCGAGATTGGAACCTTAATGAAACCGAGTACTCTTCTTCAGGAATCGCACTCAGATAAGCATCAACATTATCCTCAAGCGCTCCATTAAGCCCTTTAATTTCAAGGGAAACATCAGCGAAAGCGAGCGTCGATGACAATAGAGTGCCAATCAGAACTGGTAAAGTTTTTCTTATCATGCTTAATTGGTGAAGAAGTTATCAATACGTTAATAAATGAAAAGAAATAATACCGCTAAAAAGACATTGAGTCTGTAATAAATCTTGGAATAACACGGTCTAATTTAAAGACTTAATCAATATGAACCAGCCGTTAATATGAACCTACAGTTAATATAAACCTGGATCTAATGTTAACTTACGCGGTAAACGTATGCGAAAAGGAATATAACATGCTAAACAAACAACAACTGGTTTCCGCAGCAACCGCATTACCGGGAAATTCAGACCCAATCCGAATCACTGAGCGCCATTTTGTCAATCAAACTGACTTACTCGATGCTCCTATGGGTTCCCAACAAGAAGTCCTACTTGGTATGGGATGCTTTTGGGGAGCTGAGCGTTTGTTTTGGCAACTTGATGGTGTTATTTCCACATCCGTTGGCTACGCTGGTGGATACACAGTCAATCCCACTTATGAGCAGGTATGCAGCGGACAAACCGGTCATACCGAAGTCGTTCGTGTCATTTTTGATAGCGAACAAACATCTTTAGCTCGAATACTTGAGACCTTTTGGGAGCGCCATAACCCAACCCAAGGTATGCGCCAAGGCAACGACTTAGGGACTCAGTACCGTTCCGCGATATACACATTCAGCGAACAGCAACAAGCCGTCGCCGAGCACTCTAAACGTGAATATCAACGAGCAATGACTGAATCATTAGGCAACGAGATCACGACGGAAGTTCTACCTGCTGGAAAATATTTTTTCGCAGAAACCTACCACCAACAATACCTAGCCAAAAATCCTAACGGTTACTGTGGGTTGGGCGGTACGGGTGTCTGCTTCCCTCCGCAATAATGTGTGTTAGGCATACAAACTAGAACAACATCCATTAAAAAAGGGCTTCCGCTAGGAAGCCCTTTTTCATTGGAAATCTATTTGACGCAATGCAAATCTATAACAGTCAGTTACACCGGCAGCGCAGCAATGGTGCCGTTAACTTCTTTAAAAATAGTGAGCTTTTGTTTGTCTGAAACTTCAGGAAGAAGCACTTTGCCTTGGTCGAAGCGAAACTCTCCGATACCCTCAATAGCAAACTGGCCTTTGAACAGGACTTTAACGAAACGCGCCACCTGATGTGGACGGTAAGTAGAAAATTTTCTTAACATAATACAACCTCAATTCCATTTGAGTACTACAGTCACGTACCTGAACACCACCGCATTCAAAGCACATTAAATCGCTAATTCCTTTAGCAAACAGCAAGATAATCTATTGTTCATCTCGATATTGATGCATTATACCTTTTGGTAACAAGCCTGCAACTTATTTCTACGTCGTACGATAAAAAAGTTAAAGAGGCATTTTTCAAATTTCATATTATACTTCCAGAGCAAACCAATAAGCGGAACAAAAATATAATGAAAAACAAAACTCTACTGGCTTTTTTAGCCGCAGCCTCTCCACTCTTAGCCAATGCTCACAACTTATCTGTAGGTGAAACTCTGCCCGCTGTCGATGTTAGCAACTATGGTGAAATCGTACTAAACGATGGAAATACTGGATATCAAGCTTGGGCAACCAACGCTCTTCTAGGTAAAGTTCGCGTCGTTCAAGCTATTGCAGGCCGTAGCAGCTCGAAAGAGCTCAACGCACCACTGATGGCAGCCATCACAGCATCGAAATTCGCAGAAGACAGCTACCAAACCACTACCATCATCAACCAAGATGATGCGATTTGGGGTACTGGGTCTTTTGTTAAATCGTCAGCAGAAAGTAGCAAAGAAGAATTTCCATGGTCTTCTATGGTGCTAGATGAAGACGGCACGGTAGCGTCATCATGGGCTTTAAAAGAAGAAAGCTCTGCGATTATCGTTCAAGACAAGCAAGGTAAAATCTTGTTTGTTAAAGAAGGGGCATTAAACGAATCAGAAGTCACTCAAGTCATTGAGTTGATTAAAGCGAGCCTTTAATAAGATATTCGCGTCTTTTTCGAGACCTAACCAAAGGATATTGTTATATTATAACAGTATCCTTTTTTAATTCTGTGGTTAAACATACTCATGTGGCAAAACACACCTAACAATGTGAAACGCAAAACAGGCTTCTTGCTTGGGCTGATGCTCATGTTAAGCGTGTTAGCGGCAACACATATGGTGGATATTGACCCCGATCACCACACTTCGCATCACTGTGAGCTGTTTTCGATAAATCAGTTCATTACTGCGCACTCACTACCACAAGTTCCAGAGTTCCATTCAGAATTTACAGCCACTATTACAGAGTCAGTAATTTCGTTACAGCGCCTGTATTTCGCTTATTTAGCACGTTCACCT belongs to Vibrio splendidus and includes:
- the fbp gene encoding class 1 fructose-bisphosphatase; translated protein: MSEMRTLGEFIVAKQSDFPHASGDLSSLLSSIRLAAKIVNREINKAGLVDITGAVGTDNVQGEEQQKLDLYANDKFKAALEARDQVCGVASEEEDEAVAFNKELNKNAKYVVLMDPLDGSSNIDVNVSVGTIFSIYRRVSPIGTPPTQEDFLQPGHKQVAAGYVIYGSSTMLVYTTGAGVNGFTYDPSLGTFCLSHENMMIPDEGKIYSINEGNYFRFPTGVKKYIKYCQEDEPSDNRPYTSRYIGSLVSDFHRNLLKGGIYLYPSTQSHPQGKLRLLYECNPIAFLMEQAGGIASDGAQRIMDIKPTELHQRVPFFVGSTDMVRKVEEFLELNRD
- a CDS encoding DUF2799 domain-containing protein, producing MKYLLLVLSVMLFGCAQTPPPTSMNTTDWQSFGEEMALKGKTKQTEASLAEAASSPSIDADLYAAYDQGYEVGKTQYCSQNPRALGRRGETYLGICDDVDKWFRFNFERGAESKYQVR
- a CDS encoding gamma-glutamylcyclotransferase family protein, which translates into the protein MKHLVFVYGTLRKDQSNHHYLKQCECLGRFDTPEEYALFDLVAYPAMIFGKKSVAGEVYIINDEILESLDRLEDVPVEYRREQIETIFGLAWVYLYQLDLTANKEILSGDWCKRNNPL
- the tamB gene encoding autotransporter assembly complex protein TamB — protein: MIKVMGKCLKWTSISLTSILLLLIALLGFVLFTNLGLNTVLWGAEKALPQLKVESTKGALFPSFTLNNVQFKDDSLHIDTKVQKLNLAINPRCLLDPKLCVDRLAIQGLDFALTELPPPSTEEVEPTPPLTSVKTPLPIVINRIALSDIKLNILGHEIEWGLFSTALSMQGETLTVSPTLFNDLKIKLAESTEEPQTETVEPEAATKTAIELPEVLIPLQVVLERFDLNRFTLEQETPIVVNHLGLEARAGKHTVDVSTLELDMPQVSANLTTKVELKGDYPLELSLDTLVKETDLAGQKLSLKAQGSVAKLNLDSEFSELIEAKLSGDIQPLEPTLPFDLLLEGGQAQWPLTGKSDYQATIEQFKANGSLDSFNVLLKGGADGKEIPELSIDLQGKGTTEQIELERLKLNTLGGELNGVVKANWKSLVNWQADVTLKDIQPGLQWPEAEGNISGSIVTSGELTEAGGWAIELPKLDIEGILREYPLDIEGQLSASDRSANGEPKLKTSGLSLAHGVNSIKAQGQLDKQWDMGVEIFFPELAKSSPELKGRVIGSIQLSGPTKEPEVDLALNVDKVDWNNEATLESLSLNGSLVPLPLPEAQADLVLKAKNLTYQDQNVESIDLTVSGGEKKHTVTLDVISDIVSTSLAISGELIQKPSLIWDGSLDRVKITTQQGPWVLDQPVAIKADVDKQFADVQAHCWNQSGSSVCLDEDVRVGKSGEAKLAINQFDFEQIKAFVPKETQLQGLVNATAHAKWSEQGEPEVTVSVDMPKGQVVQQVGEPITLGWESIALNAQLKDNKLDADFKLDVSDNGDLSGTVSLPDILAEDKMVDAAIKLTTFHLDFLQPILGEYSLLKADLESDLQVKGSLMHPQVFGQFSVDGIQVKGDVTPVDVKDGRIDLDFDGYSAKLDANVETPDGHLDIEGTGDWQDLKAWHSNVRVFADELMVDIPPMVKVKVVPDMTIDVTPELAKITGDIALPWGRIVVEDLPPSAVGVSSDQVILNKDLEPESEDTIPFNVMTNINISIGDDFKLSAFGLEGDLVGKLNVAQKDQGPFITGEVNIVDGTYQSFGQDLLIEEGKILMNGPPDQPYVAINAIRNPDNTQDDVTAGIRVTGPATEPTIEIYSDPAMPQANALSYILRGQDIDGESSGSMTTTLIGLSLAKSGKVVGEIGEAFGVQDLQLDTAGSGDDSQVTVSGYILPGLQVKYGVGIFNSLGEFTVRYRLMQDLYVEAVSGLDSAVDLLYQFEFE
- the tamA gene encoding autotransporter assembly complex protein TamA; translated protein: MIRKTLPVLIGTLLSSTLAFADVSLEIKGLNGALEDNVDAYLSAIPEEEYSVSLRFQSRLESMIKEALNALGYYHPNITFSHPEDDTEMTVTVEPGEPVVIYTSDIVLTGEAKDDPDFLALIARSKLSKGSILNHGNYDSLKSSIRNLGLAKGYFDGSYDLSKLEVAPELNRAYVRLHYNSGIRYHFGTTTVTGSQIEDDKVQSLKPFKDGEPYSITKVGEYNQNLSNTDWFSSVFVEPDLSQLGEGREIPMKVSLAPQARNQIETGIGVSTDLGVKGTLKWKKPWVNDRGHSFNSSLSISKPEQTITAAYKIPLDDVLNDYYQVKYGMKNLDNRDTKSLESNLALERYWRLDNGWQRTVFIRYLVENYEQGLQDDLAQFVLPGFSFSRTRTRGGSMPMWGDKQTIMFEAADDTLLSETKVVRFQGQTAWIRSIGDNHRGLTRLQFGGNFADEFEKLSPSLRFFAGGDNSIRGYGYESISPRDESGALTGAKFIATSSFEYQYRLVGNWWGAAFYDIGDAFNDKPEWKHGTGVGVRWASPVGPVSLDFAWGLDAKKGDEFQLHFSLGPEL
- the msrA gene encoding peptide-methionine (S)-S-oxide reductase MsrA, yielding MLNKQQLVSAATALPGNSDPIRITERHFVNQTDLLDAPMGSQQEVLLGMGCFWGAERLFWQLDGVISTSVGYAGGYTVNPTYEQVCSGQTGHTEVVRVIFDSEQTSLARILETFWERHNPTQGMRQGNDLGTQYRSAIYTFSEQQQAVAEHSKREYQRAMTESLGNEITTEVLPAGKYFFAETYHQQYLAKNPNGYCGLGGTGVCFPPQ
- a CDS encoding DUF1107 family protein; protein product: MLRKFSTYRPHQVARFVKVLFKGQFAIEGIGEFRFDQGKVLLPEVSDKQKLTIFKEVNGTIAALPV
- a CDS encoding YtfJ family protein, yielding MKNKTLLAFLAAASPLLANAHNLSVGETLPAVDVSNYGEIVLNDGNTGYQAWATNALLGKVRVVQAIAGRSSSKELNAPLMAAITASKFAEDSYQTTTIINQDDAIWGTGSFVKSSAESSKEEFPWSSMVLDEDGTVASSWALKEESSAIIVQDKQGKILFVKEGALNESEVTQVIELIKASL
- a CDS encoding DUF2607 family protein, which produces MWQNTPNNVKRKTGFLLGLMLMLSVLAATHMVDIDPDHHTSHHCELFSINQFITAHSLPQVPEFHSEFTATITESVISLQRLYFAYLARSPPVNIA